The region CCGCTGAAGATCGGCATCTGCGGTGAGCACGGCGGCGACCCCGCCAGCGTGGCGTTCTGCCACAAGGTCGGGCTCGACTACGTCTCCTGCTCCCCCTTCCGCGTGCCGATCGCCCGACTCGCCGCCGCTCAGGCCGCCATCAACGACGGCGCAACCGTTTCTCGAGACCGCTGATCGACTCCTACCTTGATCGGAATCGTCCGAGATCACACCCTAACGCCCCCGATTGGCCCCGGCCGGTCGGGGGCGTTGTCGCGTCCAGACCTCACGATCGGCCAACCTGTCACCGAACGCCAGTCGGATGCTTGCGTTGGGCGATTCGGCATGCTAGTCTCGGACCATTCCATTCTCTTTTATCTCGATCATCGTGTGACGTCCGGGAATTCCCCCATCGCGCCTTTGGAATCGATTCCCATGTCTCATTGCCGGACCCGATCCGGCCGATTCCCGGAACATTGGTTCCGATTCGCACGGTACCGTTCCGAGTTGCCTCTGCCTCGTCTCGTTCCTCGCCCGGGAGCAACGGCTCTCGTGGCTTTGCGTGCTGCGCGCCCCGCCGATCGGAGTCCCTCGCCATGGCCAAACACACCAAGGACTGGACCGACATCCTCGTCAAACGCGGGATTGTCGGCGCCGACCAGATCCAGGAAGCCCGAGGCATGGGCGACGCCCTTGAGGAGTCGCTCGTGCGACTCGGCTACGCCGAGATCGAAGACATCACCAAGGCCAAGGCCGAACAGAACGGCCTGGACTACGTCGACCTCCAGGAAATCGAGATCCCGGCCCAGGTCGTCGAACTCGTTCCCGAATCCCTCGCCCGGGAAAACGTCGTCATGCCCCTGGCCCAGGAAGGGGGCGCCATCAAGGTCATCATGCATGACCCGATGGACTTCGAGACGCTCGACAAGCTTCGCTTCGTCCTGAACCGGGAAATCAGCATCGCCCTGGCCCCCCGAGAGGCCATCGTCGAGGCCATCAACCGCTACTACGGCGGTGCCACGACCGAGTCCGAGTCGGTCGACTCGATGCTCCAGGAATTCACCGACACGGCCATCGACTATGCCGACGACATCGCCGCCGGCAAAGGGGTCGGCGGTGCCGAGGAAGACGATAGCGCCCCGGTCATCCGCCTGGTCAATCTTATTCTCGAAAAAGCGGTCCAGATGCGGGCCTCGGACATCCACATTGAACCCTTCGCCGACCGTATCCGCATCCGCTACCGGATCGACGGCGTCTGCCAGGAAATCGAGAGCCCCCCGCGCCGGTTGCTCGGCCCGATCATGAGCCGCCTCAAGATCATGGGCTCAATCGATATCGCCGAGAAACGACGCCCCCAGGACGGCCGGATCAAGGTCCACGTCACCGGCAAGGACATCGACCTGCGGGTCAGCGTCTTGCCCACCAACCACGGGCAGTCGATGGTCATGCGGATCCTTGACCGCGACAACATCAAGGTCAGCCTCCGCGACCTCGGCTTCGGCGAAGAGGACTTCAAGCGCTACCAGAACCTCATCAAACGGCCCAACGGCATTCTCCTCGTCACCGGGCCAACCGGGTCAGGCAAGACGACCACCCTCTACGCCTCGCTCAACGAGTTGAACCGGCCCGACGTGAAGATCATCACCGCCGAGGACCCGGTCGAGTACTACCTCCCCGGCATCAACCAGTGCGAGGTCAAGGCCCGCATCGGAATGACCTTCGCCCGGATCATCCGGGCCATGCTCCGGCAAAATCCCAACATCCTGCTCGTGGGCGAAATTCGAGACGAGGAGACGGCGAACACCGCCATCCAGGCCTCACTGACAGGACACTTGGTTTTCAGTACACTGCACACGAACGATGCGCCCAGTGCCTTGACACGTCTGGTCGATATCGGTGTTCAGCCGTTCCTGGTCGCCAGCTCGATCATCGGTATCATGGCCCAGCGCCTCGTGCGGAAAGTCTGCCCGAAATGTCGGGCCCGATACGAGCCACCGCCCCACCTGCTGAAGAGCCTCGGCATTCGCCCTGAGATTGCCTCAAAGGCCAACTTCATGCGCGGCAAGGGTTGCTCGTACTGCAACAAGACCGGCTATCGCGGCCGTCTGGCGATCTACGAGCTGATGAATATGTCCAGCCAGATCCGGGAGATGACCTTCAAGGGCGAAAACACGCAGGCCATCCGTAAACTCGCTCGGAAACAGGGGATGCGCACACTCTTCGAGGACGGGATGATCAAGGCCCTCAAGGGGATCACCACCATCGACGAGGTCCTCCGCATCACCCATCACGACGTCTCCGGCTCCTCCTGAACCGAATCGGCTCGGGGGAGAGGCCGAACAGACGCCTCCCCCTGCGCTTGGGGCGGGCCAACACCCGCTCCCCGCCGTTCACCTCGGCTCCCCCGGGCCCTTGCGACGGGATTGACCCTCGCTCTGGCCTGTTGTGTGAGGGAGTCAATTGTGTTCGGTTGCTTGATCCGTTCCGTCGTCTCTCCGAATAATGGGAGTGAACCGGGTTCCCGGGTCCTCTCGTCGCAACTCGTGATTCAGGGTCGTTCTTCCGTTTGACAGTTGGGTTGCGAGACATTGTCAAGCCCCGGCGTTCGCTCGTTTCGGGGCCACCCCCTTCCCTTATCGATCTCGATCGACGTGAGGAACCGGAGTCCATGGGCACGCTGCTGATCGACAAGCTGCTCCAGACCGTCTGTACCCAGAAAGCCAGCGACCTGCACCTGACCGTCGGCAGCCCCCCGATGCTCCGGTTGCACGGTCACATGCGCCCCCTGGCCACCAAGGTGCTCGAACCACCCGACACGGTGGCCCTGATGAAAAGCATCACCCCCGAACGCTGCCAGCAGGAGTTGCAAGAGGTCGGCGGCACCGACTTCGGCTTCGCCTTCGGCGAGATGGCTCGGTTTCGCGTCGCCATCTTCAAGCAGCGCGGCAATATCGGACTGGTGCTCCGGCGGATTCCGAATGAGTTCCTCACCTTCGAGCAACTCGGCCTGCCCTGGGTCATCGAGGAATTGATCCAGCGACCCCGAGGTCTGATCCTCGTCACCGGCCCGACCGGCTCGGGCAAGACCACCAGTCTTGCTTCGATGATCAACTGGATCAACGACAACCTCGATCGCCACATCATCACCATCGAAGACCCGATCGAGTATTTCCACCAGCATAAGAAGTCGCTTGTCAATCAGCGCGAGATCGGCATCGACGTTCCTGACTTCCCCGAGGCGATTCGTCGCGCCCTTCGAATGGACCCCGACATCATCCTCGTCGGCGAGATGCGAGACCTGGCCACCATCTCCGCGGCCATTACCGCGGCCGAAACCGGCCACATCGTCTTCGGCACCCTCCACACCAACTCGGCCGAAGGCACGGTCAACCGCATCATCGACGTCTTCCCGAAGGAGCAGCAGGACCAGATCCGCACCCAGCTCTCGGTGGCGATCATCGGTATCCTCGCCCAGACCCTCCTCCCGCGCAAGCCCAAAGGTCTGGTCGCCGCCTATGAGTGCCTGGTCGTCACCTCGGCCATCGCCAACCTGATCCGCGAAAACAAGACCTACCGAATCGATTCCTCCATCCAGACCGGCCGCAAACACGGCATGATCCTGATGGACGACTCACTGTTCAATCTCTGGCGGCAAGGCCTCGTCGAAGAAACCGAGATCATCTACAAGGCCCGCAAACCCAGCGACTTGCGCGAACGTATCGAACTGGCCAAGAAGGGCATCTTCGACGACCTGGATGAGGAGGACGAGGAGGAGGAAGGCGCCAAGAAGCGTTGATCCGCTCACTCCGTTTCGAGTGGCGCTGGCCATCACGATTTCCAGCGCCGCTCGTCAGCCCCTATCCCATCGGATGATGACCCCGTCCCGCTCACTTCCCGGCTCCGGCCGAGCAGCCCGAAGGTGATTCTCAGCCATGGCTCGACGTCTCGGAACGATCCTGGTCGACATGGGCTACCTCGACGAGGACGCCCTCTGGAAAGTCCTGGAGGAGCAAAAGAACACCGGCGGCGAGCTGATCGGCAAGGTCGCCGTCCGCCTCGGCCTGGTGCGCGAGGAACACGTGCTGCGTGCCCTCGGCGAACAGCTCGGTATGAAGGTCATCAAGCTCTCCGACACGACCGTCCCCCCCGAGGTGATCGAGACGGTCAATCAGTCGATGGCCGAAGCCTTCAAGGTCGTGCCGGTGGCCATCGGCCGCAAGGACAAGGCCGTCACCGTTGCCATGGCCGAACCCCAGAACCCGGCCACGCTCGATAGCCTGCGCTCCTTCCTCGGTGTCGAGGTACGCGGCGTCATCGCCTCGGAATCCGAGGTCATGGCCAAGATCGAGGAACTCTACGCCGGATCGGACAAGGAATCACTCAACGACGTCATCCGCCAAATCGAGTCCGACAAGGATCTCTCCCGCTTTCAGAACCGCAACGAGAGCACCATCGACCTCGAAGCCATCGAGGAAATGGCCGACGCCGCTCCGGTCCGCAAGCTCCTGAACATGGTGCTCCTGCTCTCGATCAAGGACAAGGCCTCCGACATTCACTTCGAACCGTTCGAAGATGAATACAAGATGCGCTACCGCGTCGACGGCGTGCTTTACGAACTCGTCCCGCCCCCCCGCCACCTCGCGCCCGCTATCGCCAGCCGCATCAAGGTCATGTCCAACCTTGATATCGCCGAGCGCCGCCTGCCGCAGGACGGCCGAATCGAGCTGAACATCGGCGGCAACTCGGTCGACATCCGCGTCTCGACCCTGCCGACCATGTTCGGCGAATCGGTCGTGCTCCGAATTCTCGACCGCACCGTTGTCCAGCTCGACCTCGAAAAAATCGGCATGACCCAGGAGACCCTCCGCCGATGGCGCGAGCTGGTCCACAAGCCCAACGGCATCATCCTCGTCACCGGCCCCACCTCCTCCGGCAAAACAACCACCCTCTACGCCACGCTCAACGAACTGAACACGGTTGAAGATAAGATCATCACCACCGAGGAACCGGTCGAGTACGACATCGACGGCCTCATCCAGTGCCCCATCAACGCCGAAATCGGCGTGACCTTCGCCGCGTGCCTGCGAGCCATCCTGCGGCAAGATCCCGACAAGATCCTGGTCGGAGAGACACGCGACCTTGAAACCGCGGAAATTTCCATTCAGGCCTCTCTCACCGGCCACATCGTCTTCACCACCCTGCACACCAACGACGCCCCCTCGGCCGTCACCCGGTTGCGGGACATGGGCATCCCCCCCTTCCTCATCACCGCCACCGTCGAAGGGGTGCTCGCCCAGCGACTCGTCCGCAAAATTTGCCCGAGCTGCCGAACCGAGTTCCGTCCCAGCGAAGAAATCCTGATGGAGCTCGGCCTCTCGCCCGAGGAAGGGGCCGCCCAGAAGTTCTTCTACGGTCGCGGTTGCGATCGCTGCAACAACACCGGTTACAAAGGACGCATGGGCCTTTATGAACTGGTCATCATGAACGATTCACTGCGCGAGCTGGTCGTCCGCGAGACCTCGCTCGACGAATTCCGAGACGCCTGCCGCAAGTACGGCATGCAAACCCTGCGCGAGTCGGGCCTCGAAGCCATCAACGATGGCCTGACCACCGTTGAAGAAGTGCTCAAGGCCACCATCACTGAAGACTGATCTCATTCCCATCGAATTCCGCAACGTTCTCAAAGCAACCGACCACCGCCCGCAAACCGACCGATCAGGACCACCCAGGGGGACGAGGAGATGCCGACCTTTCAGTACGAGGCGATGGACCACACCGGCAAGGAAGTCAAGGACTCCATCGACGCCTCGACCCAGGAAGAAGCCCAACAGCTGATCCGCCAGAAAGGCTACTTCGTCACCAAGATCAGCGAGCGGGCCGCCAAGAAAGCCAAGAAGGGCGGCACCGCCGCCGCCAAGAGACCGGCCGGCCGTCGCAAGAAGAAGTCGTTCACCATCGGCAAGGTCTCATCCAAGCAACTGACGACCTTTACCCGACAGCTCTCCACCCTTCAGGATGCCGGCCTGCCGATCCTTCGCAGCCTCAAGATTCTCGAAGGCCAGGCCAAGCCCGGCGTCTTAAAGAACTCCCTGGCCGACGTCATCGAAGACATCGAGAGCGGCTCGACCCTCTCCGAGGCCATGGCCAAGCACCACAAGTGCTTCGACCGCCTCTACTGCAACATGGTCAAGGCCGGTGAGGCCGGCGGTGCCCTCGAAGCGATTCTCCAGCGCCTCGCCGACTTCATGGAAAAGAGCCAGTCGCTGAAGCGCCGGATCAAGTCGGCCATGGTTTACCCGGTGGTGGTCATCTTCGTGGCCATCCTCATCGTCGGGTTCATCATGTACTGGATCGTGCCGAAGTTCGAAGCCATCTTCATCGACTTCGGCGTCGAGCTTCCTCAGATGACCGTGGCCCTGATCAATGGCAGCCACGTCGTGGTCAATTACTGGTATCTTGCCCCCTTGATCCCAGCCATCTGGTGGGTCTTCGTCAAACTCCTCTACCGGAGTAAAACCGGGGCCTACATCGGTGACCGCGTGCAGCTTTTGATCCCCGTCATGGGCACGATCCTCGAAAAATCGGTCGTCGCCCGGACCACCCGAACCCTCGGCACCCTCGTCCAGTCGGGCGTGCCGATCCTCGAATCTCTGAACATCGTTCGAGACACCGCCGGCAACGCGGTCTTCGAACGAGCGTTCAACCGCATTTACGACTCGATCCGCGAGGGTGAGACCATCGCCCAGCCGCTCCGCGAGGCGCGGATCGTCGACGATATCGTCGTCAACATGATCGACGTCGGCGAGGAAACCGGTGAGCTTGATACCATGCTCATGAAAATCGCCGACAACTACGATGAAGAAGTCGAGGCGGCGGTCGAGTCGCTCGTCAGCCTGCTCGAACCGATCATGATTGTCGTCCTCGGCGGCATCATCGGCTTCATCGTCATCGCTCTGTTCATGCCGCTGGTCAAGCTAATTAGCGAACTGTCGGGCTGATCCATCCTTCCGGCTCAGCGTCCGACGCCGATCCCCCTTCCCCTCGGGCCAATCGCGGCCCGAGGGGAGCCGACCGCAAGCCCGTCTCCACCCCGTCCGTCGTGCATGTCTCGGCCACCACTTGGCATCAATGCATGGCCACCCGCCTCAATGAGGGGTCAGGGGGATGGATTCGGGACATCGAGATGAAATTTCGTGAAACATCGTGTCACTGTTCTCGCTCGTAAGCGTAGTTCCCTTACCTCCCGACTCCCTTCTCGGATCGGCCCCCGCACTTCGGAGGATGCGATGATGACCCCCGCCGAACGCCGTCGGACCGGCTTCACCCTGGTCGAGCTCCTGGTCGTGATCACGATCATCGGGGTCCTCGTCAGCCTGCTCGTCCCCGTCATCTGGGCCGCTGTAGCCCGCGCCAACGACGCCCGGGTCGGGGGGGAGATCAACATCCTCGCGCAGTCGTTGGCCAGCTTCCAGACCAAGTTTGGCGACTTCCCGCCGAGCCGGATCATCCTGGTTGAGGACGGCGGCTATGACGTGGCCTCCGCGCCCGCCGCGCTCGATGCGGTCCCCTTCTACGCCGGCATGAGCTACCAGAGCCCCCCGCCCAACCTCGGCGGAAATCCCCAGGTGGTCACCGGTGCGGGTGATAAGACCTACGCTGCACTTGCGACCCAATCAATTTCATTTATGAGAAAGTTCTTTTCCAAGACTCAGTTCACTACCGGCC is a window of Tautonia rosea DNA encoding:
- a CDS encoding GspE/PulE family protein, encoding MAKHTKDWTDILVKRGIVGADQIQEARGMGDALEESLVRLGYAEIEDITKAKAEQNGLDYVDLQEIEIPAQVVELVPESLARENVVMPLAQEGGAIKVIMHDPMDFETLDKLRFVLNREISIALAPREAIVEAINRYYGGATTESESVDSMLQEFTDTAIDYADDIAAGKGVGGAEEDDSAPVIRLVNLILEKAVQMRASDIHIEPFADRIRIRYRIDGVCQEIESPPRRLLGPIMSRLKIMGSIDIAEKRRPQDGRIKVHVTGKDIDLRVSVLPTNHGQSMVMRILDRDNIKVSLRDLGFGEEDFKRYQNLIKRPNGILLVTGPTGSGKTTTLYASLNELNRPDVKIITAEDPVEYYLPGINQCEVKARIGMTFARIIRAMLRQNPNILLVGEIRDEETANTAIQASLTGHLVFSTLHTNDAPSALTRLVDIGVQPFLVASSIIGIMAQRLVRKVCPKCRARYEPPPHLLKSLGIRPEIASKANFMRGKGCSYCNKTGYRGRLAIYELMNMSSQIREMTFKGENTQAIRKLARKQGMRTLFEDGMIKALKGITTIDEVLRITHHDVSGSS
- a CDS encoding GspE/PulE family protein — encoded protein: MARRLGTILVDMGYLDEDALWKVLEEQKNTGGELIGKVAVRLGLVREEHVLRALGEQLGMKVIKLSDTTVPPEVIETVNQSMAEAFKVVPVAIGRKDKAVTVAMAEPQNPATLDSLRSFLGVEVRGVIASESEVMAKIEELYAGSDKESLNDVIRQIESDKDLSRFQNRNESTIDLEAIEEMADAAPVRKLLNMVLLLSIKDKASDIHFEPFEDEYKMRYRVDGVLYELVPPPRHLAPAIASRIKVMSNLDIAERRLPQDGRIELNIGGNSVDIRVSTLPTMFGESVVLRILDRTVVQLDLEKIGMTQETLRRWRELVHKPNGIILVTGPTSSGKTTTLYATLNELNTVEDKIITTEEPVEYDIDGLIQCPINAEIGVTFAACLRAILRQDPDKILVGETRDLETAEISIQASLTGHIVFTTLHTNDAPSAVTRLRDMGIPPFLITATVEGVLAQRLVRKICPSCRTEFRPSEEILMELGLSPEEGAAQKFFYGRGCDRCNNTGYKGRMGLYELVIMNDSLRELVVRETSLDEFRDACRKYGMQTLRESGLEAINDGLTTVEEVLKATITED
- a CDS encoding type II secretion system F family protein, which translates into the protein MPTFQYEAMDHTGKEVKDSIDASTQEEAQQLIRQKGYFVTKISERAAKKAKKGGTAAAKRPAGRRKKKSFTIGKVSSKQLTTFTRQLSTLQDAGLPILRSLKILEGQAKPGVLKNSLADVIEDIESGSTLSEAMAKHHKCFDRLYCNMVKAGEAGGALEAILQRLADFMEKSQSLKRRIKSAMVYPVVVIFVAILIVGFIMYWIVPKFEAIFIDFGVELPQMTVALINGSHVVVNYWYLAPLIPAIWWVFVKLLYRSKTGAYIGDRVQLLIPVMGTILEKSVVARTTRTLGTLVQSGVPILESLNIVRDTAGNAVFERAFNRIYDSIREGETIAQPLREARIVDDIVVNMIDVGEETGELDTMLMKIADNYDEEVEAAVESLVSLLEPIMIVVLGGIIGFIVIALFMPLVKLISELSG
- a CDS encoding type IV pilus twitching motility protein PilT, with translation MGTLLIDKLLQTVCTQKASDLHLTVGSPPMLRLHGHMRPLATKVLEPPDTVALMKSITPERCQQELQEVGGTDFGFAFGEMARFRVAIFKQRGNIGLVLRRIPNEFLTFEQLGLPWVIEELIQRPRGLILVTGPTGSGKTTSLASMINWINDNLDRHIITIEDPIEYFHQHKKSLVNQREIGIDVPDFPEAIRRALRMDPDIILVGEMRDLATISAAITAAETGHIVFGTLHTNSAEGTVNRIIDVFPKEQQDQIRTQLSVAIIGILAQTLLPRKPKGLVAAYECLVVTSAIANLIRENKTYRIDSSIQTGRKHGMILMDDSLFNLWRQGLVEETEIIYKARKPSDLRERIELAKKGIFDDLDEEDEEEEGAKKR